The window CATAAAGGGGAGCTGCATCAACGGTAGCAGCACGGGACCGGCCAGCCGCAACAGACTTCCGAATTGAGGTAGTATCAGGGTAAGAAAAAACAGCATCATGGCTAGATGCCCAAGAACCAGAAGCAGTAGAAAGGTTTTGCCGAACAGGGCGGTTCCCCGTCGCAAAATCGCTTTGGGCGTGGGGTTGCCGTAGAGCGTTTCATAGGTCAGGGCGGCGCACAAACCGAGTATGGCCGTCAGAATAAAATGGTTTGCGGCCCCGGGGAACACCGGCAAGAGCGCTTCTTCCGGACGCATGGTGCTGAGTATGGCCAGCCCCAGCAGCGCAGCCAAGTATCGGCTTGCGTCATACTGAAGCAGCGCTTTTGTGACCAGGGCGTACTGTTTGGCGATGCTCACAGATTTCTTCCTTTATCCTGAAATTACACAGAAAAAGAAAAATAAATAAAAACATGCCGAATTACAAGTGAATTCGGCATGTTTGGGTGGCGCTCAGGCAAATGCAGGTGCTCAGTAGTCGATGCTGAACCGCCTCATTTTGGCGTACAGCGTGTTTCTACCAATGCCCAGGGCTTTTGCCGTGCGGCTCACGTTGCCGTTATGGTGCTGGAGCGCTTCCCGAATGGTCTCGGCTTCCACATTGTCCAGCCGGAATCCCCCCTGCTCCGTATGCGGCGTCATGTCGCTCTCTTTGGTCCGCGGCGTATCCCGGAGCTGCCGGGGCAGGTGTTCTATTCGGATATAGCCTTCAGGAGCATTGTTCACCGCAGATTCCATGCAGTTGATGAGTTCCCGGACATTGCCCGGCCAGTCGTGCCGGGACAGGACATCGAGAACCTCTGGTGCGATTCCGGCATAAGGCAGTTCAAAATCCGAGCAAAGCCGCCGGGCGTGGTGTTGAGCCAGGAGGGGTACATCGTCGGTCCGTTCCCGAAGGGCCGGAATGTGGATGCCCACCACGTTGATACGGTAGTAGAGGTCTTCACGAAACGCCCCGTCCGCCACGTGCTGGGCCAAGTCACGGTTGGTGGCGGCGATGACTTTCACGTCCACAGGCCGGCTCGTGGATCCACCCACCCGGACGATGCGGCGTTCCTCCAAGGCCCGCAATAAATTGACCTGCATGTTCAGGGGCATTTCCGAAATTTCGTCCAGGAAGAGCACCCCGTGGTTGGCTTGTTCAAATTTCCCGATGCGGCCTTTTTTGTCCGCCCCGGTGAAAGCGCCGCCGCAATAGCCGAATAATTCACTCTGGACCAGTTCTTCGGAAAGCGCGCCGCAGTTCACGGCCACGAACGGACCGTCCGCCTTGGGACCAGCTTGATGGATTCCTCGGGCGAACAGTTCCTTGCCGGTGCCGGATTCTCCGGTAAGCAGAACAGTGGATGGCGTGCGCGCTGCGTTGGCCGCCCTTTGGATGGTTTCACGCATGGCGTTGCTGCGGTGCAGAATGGCGGCGAATCCCTTGGGCGGTTCGGACAGATTATCCAGCGCAGCCGGGGTGGTCCAGCTGCGGCATTGCTGACGCTCTGTGAGAGTGATCACCGTATCGCACCATTGTCCGTCAATGGAGAATACCGGGGCGGCGCGGGCCGTGACGTTGGGATTGGTCAGGCAGCGGAGTTCCACTGGTTCGGCCCGGGGAGAGTCGTGTTTTTGCCGGGCAAGAAAAGATTCAAAATCCAAAAAGTTGGAAGCGAAGCGTCCGCGTAGGGATTGTCCCGATTGACCGAGCAGGGCTTCTGCGGCGCCGTTGGCGCTGTTGATGCGGCCATCCACCCCTACGGAAAGCACGCCTGTGAGTACGGAGTTGAAGGCGGCCGACATCAGGGAGCAGAATTTTCCCTCCATTTCGACCATATGCATGTGGAAGAGCCGTTTTTCAAGTTCCCGCACCGCATTGAGGACCAGGTCAAAGGACATGGAGTGATCCGCATCCGGAGGACCGGAGATGTCGAAGCAGCCCCAAAGTTCTCCGCGGGCGTCAAAGATGGGGCATGCCGTGCAGTTCCATGCATGGTGGCTTTCGCAGAAGTGTTCCTGCCCGAAGACCTGCATGGGGCGTCCTGTGGCCAGGGCCGTACCGATGGCGTTGGTACCCACGCTTTTTTCGGCCCAATTGGCTCCCGGACCAAAGTTGAGTTTGTCGGCTTGTTTGAGAATTTCCAGTTCCCCGCAGGTACGTGCCACCCGTCCCTTGGCATCCGTGATGGTCAGAAGCAGGCCTTTGCCTTTGAGTGCGGCATAGGTGCGTTGTTCCACGTCTGAAGCTATTTCACGCAACAGGTTGGTGAACGGCTCAATCTGATTCATCGGAGTGAAGTTCCAGCAACTCCTGGGAGCAGGATCCACGTTGAGTTGCCGGCAGCGCTCCCAGGATTCCAGGAGTAACGGATCGGGATTTCGACCCCGGACGCGTCCCTCCTCAACAAAGGATTTCCATTGATTGTAGGCCACGCGGGGACTTGCCACGCGTCGTGCCGTCAGGGGGCGTAGTTCCGGTGAAACAACGGCCATGTCCGTCGTATCCTGGCGTACGCCGAATCCTTCTCCATCCCGATAGAGCGTGTACATGATTCCTCCCGAAAGGACTGTTCCGGTTGTCAGTGGGGGATCGCACGTTGGATGTTTTATTCGTTTCCTTCGGCTCTTGCTTCGTTACTTTGTTGATTTCGTCAAGTGTTCCAAACTGGAACATGATGTAAAAGTATTCTTGTATTCCGATATGTTAATCGGCGATTCATCGCTTTCGAAGCCTTGGCGTAGCCAGAGGCTAGCACAATTTGTTCGGGAACCGAACAGGCCTTGAGCAGTGTGGCTCAGGCCAAATTGTTTATTGTTCATTGAATTTATTGATATAAATTGTATGGCACCGTTGTTGCTCTTCTTGTGACGATACGCGCAAACACAGGAGGACCAATAATGGCAACTGAAGTGATCATGCCCAAATGGGGTCTGACCATGAAGGAAGGAAAGCTCGCCCGCTGGCTGAAAAGCGAGGGGGAGAGCGTCCAGGCGGGGGAACCGCTGTTTGAGGTGGAAACCGATAAAATTACCAACTCCGTAGAGGCTCCGACTGACGGCGTGCTGGCCCGGATCGTGGTGCCGGCCGGTGAAACCGCCGAGGTGCAGGCCGTGCTCGGCATTATTGCGGCTCCTGGCGAAGAGGTGGGACCGGTTTCGGGCAAAGCCCCCAAGCAGGAGACTCCGGATTCCGCTGCCTCGGCTCCCCAGGCTTCGGCCTCGGAGGCGGACAGTGGCCAGGAGGAAGAATTCGTACCGGCCATGCCAGCGGCCCGGCGTTTGGCCAAGGAACTCGGTGTGCGACTGTCCGCGGTGACCGGAAGCGGTCCCAAGGGCCGGATTACAGTCAAGGACGTAAAGGCCTTTGCCGAGTCCGGCGGAGGCATCAATGCTTCTCCCCAGGCCATTGCGTTCGCGAAAAAGAAAGGCGTTGACCTGGCGGACGTGCAGGGTTCCGGCGAGGGTGGTAAAATTACCAAGGCCGATATCCTGCGGGCCATGAATCCGAATTATGCCGCCGGGCAGCAGCCACAGGCCGCCGCACCGCAGCCCGCTTCCCAGAGCGAGGCGCCTGCTTCCGCTCCGGCAGCGCCGATTGCCGCCTCCGGTGAGGACACCATTGTTCCCATGGAAGGCATGCGCAAGATCATTGCGGATAACATGCATGCCAGTCTGACCAACGCGGCCCAACTCACCGTGTTCGTGGAAGCGGACGTGACCGAGATGGTGGCGTTGCGCAAAACATTACTCGAACGCAACAAGCGCAATCCAGACTACCGGCTTTCCTACAACGACATCATTGCATGCGCCGTATGCCGCGCCCTGAAGCGTCATCCCGTCATGAACGCCACCTTGCAGGATGACGGCATTCATCAGCATGCCCATGTGAATCTGGGCATTGCCGTGGCCCTGCCCGAGGGACTGATCGTACCCAACGTGAAGCAGGCCGATACGTACGGGTTGGAGGAGTTGGCCGTGCGCGTGCGCGACGTGGCCGGACGTGCCCGCAAGGGCGGTCTGGATATGGATGAGATTTCGGGCGGCACCTTCACCATCAGCAACGTAAGCATGCTCGGTATGGACGGGTTCACCCCGATTTTGAATCCCCCCGAGACCGGCATTCTCGGCGTTGGCCGTGTGGTGGAAAAACCTGCGGTCAAAAATGGGGAAATCTGCATTCGCAGTATGATGACCCTCTCTCTGACCTTCAACCACATGGTTACGGACGGTGCGCCCGCCATGACCTTCCTGCGGGAGCTGGCGGACATGCTGGAGCAACCCGGCCTGATGATGGCCTAACGTCCGGGGTTCCCACATGGGAAACAGCATGCCCGGCAAATACTGATGTCCAAGGAGCCGCACATGGCGATGAAGCGTTTTGCCATTGAAATGGGATACGGCGCGGACCTGCACGGTGAAAATATGACCAAGGCCGCATTGCGGGCTGTACGGGATTCCGTGTCTCGCGTCTGTCTTTGTGGATTGTTGGAGATCCTGGGCCGCGACCGTTTTCAGGGAGTTCATGTGCATGCCCGGGTGGCGGTGCCAGAGCCGGACACCGTGGACCGCGAGGCGCTTCTAGCGGCGATCCCCATCGGCGAGCGCTCCTTGACCCTGGAGCAGGGCGGCATGTTGGCGGACGGGCTGGAGGTTCCGAGCTTTGGGACCGGCGTCAGCCGTATCGTCATGGCCTGTGCCGCACTGACCGTGTCGGTGGATATGGATGAGGCGGAGGTGACCGCGTGCAACGTGGCCGCTGCCGGAACAATGTCCTGCGGATGCTCCGCGGGAGACGAATAACGGAGGAGTTAGGAATGAGTCCCGACAAGAAACAGATGGTGTCGATGTACGAGACCATGAACAGGATCCGCCTGTTCGAGACCAAGCTGCAGGAGTTCTTCGCAGCCGGTCAGATTCCCGGGTTCGTACACCTGTACCTCGGGGAAGAGGCCGTGGCCACCGGAGCCTGCGCCGGTCTGACCAACAATGACAAAATTACCAGCACCCATCGTGGTCACGGTCACCTGTTGGCCAAGGGCGGCGACCTCAAGCTGATGATGGCGGAGATCTTCGGTCGAAAGGACGGCTATTGCAAAGGGAAGGGCGGTTCCATGCATATCGCCGACTTTGATCTGGGTATCCTGGGGGCCAACGGTATCGTCGGCGGCGGCGGGCCGTTGGCTCTGGGCGCGGCCCTGGCCAACAAGTATGAAAAAACCGACGACGTGGTCATCTGCTTCTTCGGAGACGGCGCTTCCAACCAGGGCACCACGCAGGAGTCCTTGAACATGGCCAGCGCCTGGAAACTTCCTCTCGTATTTGTGAACGAAAACAACGGGTACGGCATCTCCTGCCCGCAGTGCAAGTCCATGGCCGTGACCGACATTGCGGACCGCGCCGCCGCCTATGACATGCCTGGTGTTGTGGTGGATGGCAACGATGTCCTGGCCGTGCACGAGGCCGTGAGCGAGGCCGTAAAACGCGCGCGCAACGGCGAAGGCCCGTCCTTGGTGGAATGCAAGACGTACCGCTGGCGTGGCCACTTTGAGGGGGATGCCTGCACCTATCGTTGCGACGAGGAACTCAAGGAGTGGATGGCCAAAGATCCCATTCCCCGCTTTGAGGAGAAGCTCGTGGAGAGCGGCGTATTGAAGAAAAAGGATCTCAAGGAAATCAAGGCGCGCATTGAAAAAGAAGTGGAAGAAGCCGTGGCTTTTGCCGAGCAGAGCCCTCTGCCCGATCCATCGGTATTGATGGACGACGTCTACGCCTAACCGCGCCGCACGACATCGACCTACCGCAACGATACAACGCAACGGAGATACGATATGTCCAAGAAAACCTATCTGCAGGCGCTGAATGAGGCGCTCAGGCAGGAAATGGAACGGGACGAGAAGGTATTCATCATTGGTGAGGACGTGGGACAGTTCGGCGGCTGCTTCGGCGTGACCCAGGGGCTGTACGATTCGTTTGGTGAAGGCCGCGTCATGGATACGCCCATTACGGAAAGCGCCATTGTCGGCACGGCGGCTGGTGCCGCTGCCAGCGGTCTGCGTCCGGTTGCCGAGCTGATGTTCGTCGACTTCATCGGCGTGTCCCTGGATCAGCTTTTCAACCAGGCCGCCAAAATGCGGTTCATGTTCGGCGGCAAAGCCACGGTACCCATGACTCTGCGCATGCCCCAGGGGGCTGGCATCGGGGCTGCGGCCCAGCATTCCCAGTCTCTGGAAGCCTGGTTCATGCATATGCCCGGCCTGAAGGTTGCCATTCCCTCGACCCCGTACGACGCCAAGGGAATGCTCATCAGCGCCATTCGTGACGACAACCCCGTGGTCTTCCTGGAGCACAAGCTGCTGTACGGCGTGGACGGTGACGTACCCGACGAAAGCTACACCGTGGATTTGGGCAAGGCGGACATCAAGCGCGAAGGCACGGATGTGACCATCGTGGCCACCTCGCTGATGGTCCACACGGCGCTTGCCGCTGCGGAAAAACTCCAGGCCGAAGGCATCAGCGCCGAAGTCGTGGACCCGCGTTGTCTCCAGCCATTGGACAAGGAGACCATTCTCGGCTCCGTGAAAAAGACCAATGCCCTGGTGGTAGCCCATGAGGCCGTGGGCTTTGCCGGTCCTGGCGCGGAAATCGCCGCCATTGTGGCCGAAGAGGCGCTGGATTATCTGGACGCTCCGATCAAGCGCGTGGCCGCCCCCTTCTGCCCGGTGCCGTTCTCCCCGCCGTTGGAACAGGCCTACATCCCTGGTGAGGATGAGATCGTGGCCGCTGTCAAGGCGCTTCGCTGATCACAATAAGGGAAGGGGCGGTCCTGAGGGCCGTCCCTTTTTGTCTGTAAACCGCGAGCCAAGGGAGTCCAGGTGAGTACGGCGGCGATTTTGGCGAATCCGGCTTCGGGAAAGGATATCCGGCGGTTGGTGGCGCATGGCAGCGTCTTTGATAATCAGGAAAAAGTGCGCATTGTCCGCCGGTTGATTCTCGGTCTGGAACAGGCCGGAGTGGATCGGATTCTCTACATGCCGGACGGATACGGCATCGTACCCCGTGCCTTGAACGCCATTTCTCCTTCCATCCCGGTGCTTCCGGTGGAAATGCCCATGCGCAACACGCAACAGGACACGGTGGTGGCGGCAGGCATTATGGAAACATTGGGTGTGGATGTCATGGTGGTACTCGGAGGGGACGGCACAAGCCGAGCCGTGTGCAAGGGGACCACCAGGGTTCCGCTCATGCCCCTTTCCACCGGCACCAACAATGTGTTTCCGTTTATGGTCGAAGCGACGGTGGCGGGGTTGGCAGCGGGCCTGGTGGCCTCGGGGCGGCTCCCGCGGGAAATGGCCTGCCGCCAATCCTGCATCTTCGATATTCTGTTGGACGGGGAGCCTGTTGACGTGGCGCTGGTTGACGCGGCCGTGTACAGCGACGTGTTCATGGCCTCCCGGGCGGTTTGGGATATGGAAAAAGTGCCGCAGCTTTTTTTGACGCGTTGTCGCGCTGACGCCATCGGTCTTTCCGCCGTGGGGGGCGCGCTTCGACACATTGAACCCGACACGCCGCATGGATTGGCACTGGATCTATCCCAAGATGCTTCCATGCGGGTGCATGCCACCATCGCTCCGGGCATGTTGGCGGATGTGGGCGTGAGCATGGTGCGGGACATGCACCCCGGTGATGTTTTTCCCGTGGATCTAAGCCCCTGCATTATTGCCGTGGACGGGGAGCGGGAGGTGGAAGTTCATCGGGGTCAGAGGGCTTCGGTGCGCCTGCGCACGGACGGTCCCTGGGTGGTCAGCGTTTCCCAGGCCATGGAATTGGCCCGGGAATACGGTGTTTTTGTTGAGAATGCCAAGAACTAACAGGAGAAGCCTCATGAGCGAACCATTGAAGGCCGCATTTATTTTTATTGCCCCGGAGGGCGATCCGGCAGAACATCGGCAATGGGTGAAAACAAAGCAAATACATCTGCTTGCCGTCGCGGTCTCCGACTATGCCCAGGCCGAGGGAGTGGCGCGGCAGTTGGTTGAAGACGAAGGCATTGGTGCCATTGAACTTTGTGGAGGTTTCGGCAGTGCCGGGACAGCCCGGGTGGCCGCCAGTGTGGATGTTCCCGTGGGCGTGGTCCGTTTCGATCAACACCCCGGACTGGGGAACGTCAGTGGGGACACGCTTTTTTCTTGATCCATCGTTCCGCATGTCCTCCCCTCTCGGATACGGGGAGCGCGCCTGGATCGGACCCGGGAGCGTTCCCCTCTTTTTGTATTGAACAAAAAAGGAAGCGGCGTTGGGGAATAGAGCGGCTCCCGTCCTGAATGAGGGGAAACGGGAGCCTTGGCAGGAAAGCGGGAAAGGTGGGAAAGGCGGGAAAGGGATTAAGGGATTACCCACCTGCCAGAACGTGCCGGTCGGTGACGAAACAGGTAAATACGCCTTCAAATACGGTATCGCCGTTGCGCAACACGCTGACGTTGACGATGTGCTTGCGGCCGTTGAACGGATCGCTCTGGGCATGGGCTTCCACGGTCTCACCGGCGCGTACCGGACGCAGGAAGCGGCTTTCCGCGCTACCCAGCACTACGTTCGGGTGGTTGACGGCCAGCATGGCCGCGTAATCCGCCAGACCGAAGATAAAACCTCCATGCACAAGTCCGGTTTCATCGGCGGCCATATTCATGCGTGTGTTCAGGCGGACAATGCTCCGACCCTCCTCAAGCTCCACCGGCGTGCCGCAAAGGGTCTGGTCAATGGTCGTGTGGGTAGTAATGTCCATGGTCTTGTTCCTTGATTCAAAGGTGTCGATGGAGAGGAGGAACCGGCCGCGTCGACCGGTCCCCCCCCGAGTCGGTAAAGCGTTCGGCTAATCGAAAAGATCCTCTACTTCCTCGAACACGTACTTCATATACATCAGCTTGGGTGAACCGCCCATGGAGATGGCAAGCATGGCGGCCTGCAGGATTTCCTCCTTGGTGGCACCGAGGCTCGCCGCGCCCTGCACATGCAGGGAGATGCACATTTCACATTGCGACATGAGTGAGCAGGCCACGTGAATGAGTTCCTGCATTTTATGGTCAATAGGACCAAATTGGCTGATTTGTTTCGTGAAGTTGAGGTAGTTGGGGAACACCTCACCAGCCTGTTGCTGCATCTTGGCAAGGGTCATGGAGGCGTTTTCAGCTGCGTTCATTGTCCTGTTCTCCTGAGGTTGAGGTTGATCCACGTCAGGAGTCTCCAAAGCAAAGCTCGTGCCTTATGTGTAATAGTTTGAAATTAATACTTTTTTTGTTGATAACTGCCCATGAGACCGCTTTCTCCCGTGTCCCGGTAGGGAACATTGATCGAAAACGGAACACCGCTCCCTTGGATGTGTTCCGGACTGGTGCGGGGAAGCTCAGAACAGGCAGTTCAACAGCTCTTCCGGTTGTACGTCCCGCAAGTAATCCGCGAGAGGAACAGATGCAATCAGCTTTCGCAGGGCGGTGCGTTCATGCCGACAACCTTGGAGCCGCTTCTCCAGCTCCCCCACGTTCCGGCTGCCGAAATAATCGCCAAAGAGTCTGATTTGTTCAATGCGCCCTTGTTTTACGTCCAGGTGTACTTCCAGCAGTCCGCCGGTGGTCCTGGTTTTTCGGACCATGCCGTACTGTGGGGAATAGCCGAAATTCCAATCCCAGGTGCGGTATTTTACATCCGCCAGAGAATCTACGGCCAGTTTTTCCATTTCGGAAAGCTCCAGCCCTCCCTGAGCCGTACCGGAGGAAATATGCCCCATCAACCGGTCCAAAAACTGGGCCACGTCCATTGGTTCCGGGAGATGGCTTGAAATGTTGGTCACACGCTTTTGCACGCTCTTGACGGCTTTGTCGCGATATTTTTCCGGGTCTACGCGTAGCGCGCCGGAAAGGTCGGTGATTTCCGCGGAGAAAAGCAGTGTGCCGTGGTGCAAAACTCGATTCTTATGGATATGCTGGGCATTGCCGGAAAATTTTTGACCGTTGATGACTAGGTCGTTGCGTCCGTCAAAATCGCAAGGCACGCCCATGCCGCGGAGCGCATCCAGTATGGGTTCGGTGAAACGGCGAAAATCCAGGCCGCTGCCTGAGTGCTTCAGGTCGATGAACGTAAAGTTGATGTTGCCCAGGTCGTGAAAAACAGCCCCGCCACCGCTGAGACGTCGGATTACGGGGATATCGCGGGTGCGCACGAATTCCTCGTCGATCTGAGAGAGGGTGTTTTGGTTCCGGCCAACGATAACGGCCGGGGCATTGCGCCAGAGCATGAACACGTCATCCGGCGAGTTTTTGAGCAGCCATTCCTCGCAGGCGAGGTTGAAGGCCGGATCCGTGTTGGTGTTATGAATAAAGCGCATGATACCTCCTTGGCAATGTCCTTGGTATGTGACGGTCCTGATGCAAAACCCGAACCGGCTTCACATTGCGGCCGTCCGGCCGGGGACGATGCGGAATGTGTGGGCGCATACCCTGGTTCGGTGGCGAAGGCAATCCCATCGGTTCAGGGATGGAGGCGGAGTCAAAAAAAAGGACCGGGAAAAGTTCCCGGTCCATGACGTCGTATTGGAAGGTCAGGCGTTGATGGCGGCCCGGAAGATGCCAGCCACGTCATCATGGGACATTTTGGCCGGAGTGACCGGGAAGAGCTTGCCCATGTTTTCGAAGGCGTTTTGGGCCAGGGCATCGGCTTGGTCTTCGGAAAAGCCGTAGTCCGTGAGTTTTTCGTCTGCCAGTCCTACGCTCTGGATCAGTTCCACAAGCTGCGCCAGGAATAATGCTGGACCGTCCGCCTCAGGCCGTTGCTGGGCTTCTTCATCCCCGAGGGCCAGTGCCAGGTCCGAAAAACGTTGCGGCGCCATCTCGCCCAGCCGTTTAAAGTAATGCGGCGCGAGCAGTACAAGCCCGGCGCCGTGGGGCAGATCCGGGTTAAAACCGCTTAGGGCATGTTCCAACGAGTGGTGCGAGATGCAGCCGCCGATGGTTTCGCAGATGCCTGCCGCGGTGCTCGCCCATGCCAGTGCTGTGCGCGCTTCCATGTTGGCGCCGTCGGCCACGGCGTCAGGCAGGTACAGGCCGATGAGGTTCACGGCCTCCATGGCCAGCATGTCGTTCATAGGGGAACGTCGGGTATTTAGATAGGACTCCACGGCGTGGAAGAACGCATCCATGCCCGTATACGCGGTTTGGCGCGGGGAAAGGGAGACCATGAGTTCCGGATCCACGATGGACAAGGCCGGAAAGGTCTGGTCCGTGCCAAAGCCGATTTTTTCCTGGGAACCGGTTTTGGTGATCACGGTCCAGGGATCGGCCTCGGTGCCGGTTCCAGCGGTGGTGGGAATGGCCACCAGGGGCAGGCCGGGGTGTTCCGTTTCCATTTTGCCGCCGCTGCCGCCCTGCATGTAGTCCCAATAGGAGCCTGGATTGGTGGCGAGCAGGGCCACGGCCTTGGCCGTGTCAATGGTGCTGCCTCCGCCCAGGCCAACGAGAAAGTCGACGCCGAGTTCCCGGCAGGTTTGAGCGGCTTCTTCCACTTGGGCTGATTCCGGGTTGGGCCGGACTTTGTCGTACACCACGCTCCGAACGCCTTGTTCCGCCAGCAGGCCTTGCACGCGAGCCAGGTAGCCGTTTTGCACCATGGCACCGGATGCACCGATGAAGATCATGGCCTTTTCCCCTTTGGGCAGGTGCGCGGTGTCGCCCAGTTGCGCGAGGCTACCAGGACCGAAGATGAGCCGTGTGGGCATGAAGAATTGGAAGTTGAGCATGCGGTCTCCTTGTAGCTTGTCGGATTGTTGAAACGCGGCGGGCTATGCACCGTTAGGAGGCATGTCGGACCTCGCGTACTGTGGCGAGGCCTTGATTGTGTTTTCTCCCAACGTGTTGCGTCTCATGTCTTTGAATAGCCCGATACCTTCAACGAATTATTTGCACGATGTGTCATTCGTCTGCGGATTCGTTTTGAGCTTGTTTCAAGGCTGCGTCAATGCCCCGAGTGGTAAAGATGTCACGAAGCACGATGGGGGAATTGGCGTGTTCCCCTTGGGGGAAGATGGCCAGCAGGGGAATGGAGCGGCTGTTCAACGCCCGAAGCAGTGCTTCCGCTTCGGGATCGTCTTCCGTCAGATCCACGCGAACGAACGTGGCATTGAATTCCTCGGCCCACCGCTGCAGCTGTTGATCCACAAGCACGGTTTGTTCCAGGAATTTACAGGTGGGACACCAGTCCGCCGTAAAATCCGCCACGATCAGTTCCCTGCCGAGTCGTTTTTGTAGGTCATCGGGGTGGAACTCCACCCAGGATTGAGTCGTGGGCCGGGGGATAGCCAGCCATGCCACGGCCACGACAGCAAGCAAGAGAGCGGACAGGCGCACCCAGAGCCGTTTGCTGCGGGAGGCGGCCGGGCCGCCCAAGCCCCAGAGCCAGGAGGCCAGTGCCGTACACCAAAGCAGAACCAGGGCGCCCGTAAGCGCTTCCTCGGGCAGGATGTTTACCAGATAGGCCACCGTGGCCAGGAGGAAAAAGCCGGCGCCGCGCTCCACATAGCCGGTCCAGGCGCCGGGTCTGGGAAAGTGGCGCGAAAGACCGGGAAACAGGGCCATGGTCAGATACGGCAGACTCATGCCCAGCCCCACGCAGAGAAACACGAGCATGACTTCATAAACGGGCCGCCACAAGGCCCAGCCCAACACGCCGCCAAGGAACGGCCCGCTGCAAGGAGTGGCGAGCAGAGTGGCCAGCACGCCGGTGAAGAAGGCCTGGGCTTCTGGACGGCTGGTTTTGGTGTCCAGCTTGAGATCTACGACAGGCAGGGTGAAGACGCCGAAGAGACTCAGGGCCAGGGCCAGAACCACGGCGGAAAGGATGGTCACCAGCAGGGGGCTTTGGAAAATTTCGCCCCAGGCCATTCCCGTTGCGGCCAGCAGGGCCGCCAAAAAAGCGAACCAGGAAAGCACGCCGAGGCTGAAATAGATATTGTGTTCGCGGAAAGCGCGTCGTTTGTCCGTTTCCTCCAGGCTGCCTCCGGCCAGCAGGCCCGAGAGCTTGAGGCTGACCACGGGCAGTACGCAGGGCATGAAATTGAGAATGAGTCCGGCCAACAGCCCCAGGGCCAGAGCCGTAATCAGACCTCCGACCTCCAGCGTGGGGGCCGCGGACCGAGGCGACAGGTTCCATCGGGTGGCGTCCGATTCCCGGATGGGGGATGCTGTCTGGTCTGTGGGTGGAGCGAACACCGGCATTGTTGTCGTTTGGTTTGGCCGCTGCGGTCCCAGTTGTCTTGCTGCCTCGTATTGTGGCCACCAGGGTTGTTCCTGGGCCTGTGGAAGCGTTGCGCCGTCGAGTTTTTCCATAGGGTAGACCATGTTGACCACGGTCTCCCTGCATTTGGTGTCCTGGCAGAGCGACAGACGCAGACGGATCTGGACGCGGTCCACGGAGTCCGTACCGCCTGGCAGCGGAAGAAACAATGGCGTGCTGCCGGGATAGACCCGCATGGTCCGCTGGGAATCGAAGGGATCCGGCTTGTCCTGCCCCGGTGGAAGATACGGCACGAGGGAGGTGTTCTCGGGCAGGGTTTGGGCCGTAATCTGCGGAGGGCGGCCAACAGGACCGGGGTGGTCACCGGCATAGGCGTACCAGCCGTCTTTCGGGGTCAGCGTCAGAACGATCAGGTGCGCTGGACCCGTACTTTCGTCGGCCGTGGAAAGGGCGTATGTGGCGAACGAGACCTGGAAGGGTTCATCCGGGGCCACATACTGGGCGTGTGCAGGGTGGAAGCAGGCCACGCCGAGAAGAAAAAATAGAATCGAAACAGCTTGTTTTTTCATATCTTTTTTATATTGTGAAAAAAAAGTGATTTTTAGTGTTGACAGTTCATGCC is drawn from Paucidesulfovibrio gracilis DSM 16080 and contains these coding sequences:
- a CDS encoding protein-disulfide reductase DsbD family protein translates to MKKQAVSILFFLLGVACFHPAHAQYVAPDEPFQVSFATYALSTADESTGPAHLIVLTLTPKDGWYAYAGDHPGPVGRPPQITAQTLPENTSLVPYLPPGQDKPDPFDSQRTMRVYPGSTPLFLPLPGGTDSVDRVQIRLRLSLCQDTKCRETVVNMVYPMEKLDGATLPQAQEQPWWPQYEAARQLGPQRPNQTTTMPVFAPPTDQTASPIRESDATRWNLSPRSAAPTLEVGGLITALALGLLAGLILNFMPCVLPVVSLKLSGLLAGGSLEETDKRRAFREHNIYFSLGVLSWFAFLAALLAATGMAWGEIFQSPLLVTILSAVVLALALSLFGVFTLPVVDLKLDTKTSRPEAQAFFTGVLATLLATPCSGPFLGGVLGWALWRPVYEVMLVFLCVGLGMSLPYLTMALFPGLSRHFPRPGAWTGYVERGAGFFLLATVAYLVNILPEEALTGALVLLWCTALASWLWGLGGPAASRSKRLWVRLSALLLAVVAVAWLAIPRPTTQSWVEFHPDDLQKRLGRELIVADFTADWCPTCKFLEQTVLVDQQLQRWAEEFNATFVRVDLTEDDPEAEALLRALNSRSIPLLAIFPQGEHANSPIVLRDIFTTRGIDAALKQAQNESADE